The Microbacterium luteum nucleotide sequence CGGGGGCCGGCCTTGTGCCCGATGAGATAGCCGACCTCGCCGCCGAGGAACGCCGCCAGGCCGATGAGGAGTCCGACGAGCCAGACGTTCACGCCGAAGACGCCGTGGGGCGGATGCGCGGTGGGATTCGACAGCAGGCCGGCCATGATGAGCAGCGTGTCGCCGGGGAGGAGGAACCCGACGAGCAGGCCGGTCTCGGCGAACACGATCCCGCACACCACGAGGAGCGCCCAGGGACCGGCTGCGTCGATGATCGCGGCAGGGTCGAGGAAGGGGATCAGTGCTGCGGGTCGGAGATCCAAGGAAGTCCCAGCGTCGGAACGGCTTCGGTCAGGGCGTGCGAGGTCATCGCGTGCGGAAGGTGGGACTTGAACCCACACGCCCGAGGGCACAGGAACCTAAATCCTGCGTGTCTGCCGATTTCACCACTCCCGCGAAGTGGGTCAAGTCTACTGACCGCGGTGAACGTCTTCTGTGGGGGTTTCCCCCGGGTTCAGCGCCGGATGCCGACCAGGAAGTAGGCGGCCGGACCGATCCAGTTGACGAGGATCACCGGTACCCACATCGGCTTCGACCCGACGACGTCGCGGTGATCGCGGTGCGCGAGGTCCCAGAAGGCGAGGAAGGCGAACGCGACCTGCACGACGCCGACGACGCCGAGGCCGAGCTTCGAGACGGGGGAGAGGTTCTTCGTGGCGGTTCCCATGGTGATCCTTTCGCAATCGTCTCCATTCTCGCGCGCCCGCTCGCATGGCGCACCTGTGGATAACGAACACGGCCCCGCGCCCGGACTTGCGAGGATTCCCGGGTGACCCTGACCGCCGATCCTGCCGTGTCGGTGGCCGAGCGTGTGCGCGAGCGGTTGCGGCGCGAGGCCGCCGACCCATCGCGTGAACCGGACCGGGCGGCGCAGATCGCCCGCTCCGAGGTGCGACGCCACAACGACTTCGCTCTCGCCCGCGGGCTTCGCCCGGTCGATGACGAGGCTACGTGCGTGCGGCAGGTGCTCGCGACGGTGTCGGGGTTCGGCGCGCTCCAGGTCTACCTCGACGATCCGAGTGTGGAGGAGCTGTGGATCAACGCGCCGGACCGCATCTTCGTGGCTCGCGCGGGCGTGGCCGAACGGGTGCCTCTCACCCTCACCG carries:
- a CDS encoding PLDc N-terminal domain-containing protein, with protein sequence MGTATKNLSPVSKLGLGVVGVVQVAFAFLAFWDLAHRDHRDVVGSKPMWVPVILVNWIGPAAYFLVGIRR